A single genomic interval of Bradyrhizobium sp. AZCC 1693 harbors:
- a CDS encoding lectin: protein MKSFARIVSPACFALAAISALAGTPAQAQSADTSFFLTSNGIGNGGNLGGLAGADNHCQTLAQAAGAGGKTWRAYLSTQAADGQPAINARDRIGKGPWKNAKGAIVAKDVADLHGANGLIKQTTLSEKGEVINGRGDTPNRHDVLTGSQPDGSAFAAGEDRTCKNWTSSTQGAAMVGHSDRMGLRDDDASKSWNSSHPSRGPDGGCSQADLKSTGGDGLFYCFAAN, encoded by the coding sequence ATGAAGAGCTTCGCCAGAATTGTTTCGCCGGCATGCTTTGCGCTTGCGGCCATATCGGCTCTCGCCGGCACCCCTGCGCAGGCGCAATCCGCCGATACCAGCTTCTTCCTGACCAGCAACGGCATCGGCAATGGCGGCAATCTCGGCGGGCTCGCCGGCGCCGACAATCACTGCCAGACATTGGCGCAGGCGGCAGGCGCCGGCGGCAAGACCTGGCGCGCCTACCTCTCGACGCAGGCCGCCGATGGTCAGCCTGCCATCAATGCGCGTGACCGCATCGGCAAGGGACCGTGGAAGAATGCGAAAGGCGCTATTGTCGCCAAGGACGTCGCCGATTTGCACGGCGCCAACGGCCTCATCAAGCAGACCACGCTCAGCGAGAAGGGCGAGGTCATCAATGGCCGCGGCGATACGCCCAACCGTCACGACGTGCTGACGGGATCGCAGCCCGACGGGTCAGCGTTTGCAGCCGGCGAGGATCGCACCTGCAAGAACTGGACGAGTTCGACTCAAGGTGCGGCGATGGTCGGTCATTCCGATCGCATGGGACTCCGCGACGACGACGCCTCGAAATCCTGGAACTCCTCGCACCCCTCGCGTGGCCCGGATGGCGGCTGCTCGCAGGCCGACCTGAAGAGCACGGGCGGCGACGGACTGTTCTATTGCTTCGCGGCGAACTGA
- a CDS encoding DUF3606 domain-containing protein: MADNRKKRGGADRGLIALSEPYEVAYWSKKFKITPARLKAAVKKVGHSAKNVDAYIKLQKHNASDRARIAVSQPYEVSYWSKKFKVTPARLKAAVAAVGHSSKNVGAYLTGSKKSAKKTPKKASKKTFKKRAKKKAA, encoded by the coding sequence ATGGCGGACAACAGGAAGAAGCGCGGCGGCGCCGATCGCGGGCTGATCGCGTTGAGCGAGCCTTACGAGGTCGCCTACTGGTCGAAGAAATTCAAGATCACGCCGGCCAGGCTGAAAGCCGCCGTCAAGAAAGTGGGGCACTCCGCCAAGAACGTGGACGCCTATATCAAGCTGCAGAAGCACAACGCCTCCGACCGGGCACGGATCGCGGTGAGCCAGCCCTATGAAGTCAGCTATTGGTCGAAGAAGTTCAAGGTCACGCCGGCCAGACTGAAAGCCGCGGTGGCCGCCGTCGGGCATTCGTCGAAGAACGTCGGCGCCTACCTCACCGGCAGCAAGAAGAGCGCCAAGAAAACGCCGAAGAAAGCTTCGAAGAAGACTTTCAAGAAGCGCGCAAAGAAAAAGGCCGCCTGA
- a CDS encoding glutathione S-transferase, whose product MRYELYYWPGIQGRGEYVRLALEEAGARYADVARRGNGMAAMMRMMETRKGAPPFAPPFLKDGKLVIGQTANILLYLGSRHGLAPKSETGKLWVHQLQLTIADLVLEVHDTHHPLGPSLYYEEQKAPAKKRTDEFWKSRVPKYLGYFEDLLAANGGTYVTGRRLTYVDLSLFQIVEGLRYAFPKRMKAFEQEIPGLVELRDRVAARPNIKTYLASDRRIAFNEEGIFRRYKVLDG is encoded by the coding sequence ATGCGTTACGAGCTCTATTACTGGCCGGGCATTCAGGGCCGTGGCGAATACGTCCGCCTCGCGCTGGAAGAGGCGGGCGCCCGTTACGCCGACGTCGCGCGCCGTGGCAACGGCATGGCTGCGATGATGCGAATGATGGAAACGCGGAAGGGCGCGCCGCCCTTCGCGCCGCCGTTCCTCAAAGACGGAAAGCTCGTGATCGGGCAGACCGCAAACATCCTGCTCTATCTGGGATCACGGCACGGGTTGGCGCCGAAGTCGGAGACCGGCAAACTCTGGGTACATCAATTGCAGCTCACGATCGCCGATCTGGTGCTGGAAGTCCACGACACTCATCACCCGCTCGGCCCGTCGCTTTATTACGAGGAGCAGAAAGCGCCGGCGAAGAAACGCACCGACGAATTCTGGAAATCGCGCGTGCCGAAATATCTCGGCTACTTCGAGGACCTGTTGGCGGCCAATGGCGGCACCTACGTCACCGGCCGCCGCCTGACCTACGTCGACCTGTCGCTGTTCCAGATCGTGGAAGGCCTGCGCTACGCCTTTCCGAAACGCATGAAGGCGTTCGAGCAGGAAATTCCTGGCTTGGTCGAACTGCGCGACCGCGTCGCGGCGCGGCCGAACATTAAAACGTATCTGGCGAGTGATCGAAGGATTGCGTTCAACGAGGAGGGGATTTTCCGGAGGTACAAGGTGCTGGATGGGTGA
- a CDS encoding GFA family protein → MPDSKTYTGGCHCGQVRFECTTDLAMVTACNCSICTKKGLHFTFLDPKSFQLRAGEENLKEYLFNKHAIHHQLCVDCGVDVFARGKKPDGSDVVALNVSCIDGIELSKLKMTPVDGRNM, encoded by the coding sequence ATGCCCGACAGCAAGACCTATACCGGCGGCTGCCATTGCGGCCAGGTACGCTTCGAATGCACCACCGACCTTGCAATGGTCACCGCCTGCAACTGCTCGATCTGCACCAAGAAGGGGCTGCATTTCACCTTCCTCGATCCGAAGAGTTTTCAGCTTCGCGCCGGCGAGGAAAACCTGAAGGAATATCTCTTCAACAAGCACGCAATCCACCATCAGCTCTGCGTCGATTGCGGCGTCGACGTGTTCGCGCGCGGCAAGAAGCCCGATGGCAGCGATGTGGTGGCGCTGAATGTGAGCTGCATCGACGGCATCGAGCTGTCGAAACTGAAGATGACGCCGGTGGATGGGCGGAACATGTAG
- a CDS encoding methyltransferase family protein — translation MIARLLLQNTIVVVAIGALLFATAGSLGWPAAWVMLIVSAILGPACGLWLARTDPALLAERLRPTFQANQPAADKIFMLIFFLALLLWLVAIGLDRRANASDVPLLLQVLGLAMYLLSIAFIMWVFRENSFAAPVVKVQAARHQRVISSGPYAFVRHPMYSGIMLYFLGIPLLLGSWWGVAIAPVFAILFAIRARIEERALVEGLPDYADYAERVRYRLVPGLW, via the coding sequence ATGATCGCAAGGCTTCTGCTGCAAAACACCATCGTCGTCGTTGCCATCGGCGCGCTATTGTTCGCCACGGCGGGTTCGCTGGGTTGGCCAGCGGCGTGGGTAATGCTGATCGTCAGCGCCATCCTTGGTCCCGCCTGCGGATTGTGGCTAGCCAGGACCGATCCGGCGCTGCTCGCCGAGCGCTTGCGGCCGACGTTTCAGGCCAACCAGCCTGCCGCCGACAAGATCTTCATGCTGATCTTCTTCCTGGCGCTGTTGCTATGGCTTGTTGCGATCGGCCTCGACCGGCGCGCGAACGCCTCCGACGTTCCGCTGCTGCTGCAGGTGCTCGGCCTTGCGATGTATCTGCTCTCGATCGCCTTCATCATGTGGGTGTTCCGCGAGAATTCGTTCGCCGCACCGGTCGTCAAGGTGCAGGCCGCCCGCCACCAACGCGTGATCTCGAGCGGGCCCTACGCCTTCGTCCGTCATCCCATGTACAGCGGCATCATGCTGTACTTCCTTGGAATACCGTTGCTCCTCGGATCGTGGTGGGGCGTGGCGATCGCGCCGGTGTTTGCCATTCTCTTCGCCATTCGCGCCCGCATCGAGGAGCGCGCGCTGGTCGAAGGGCTGCCTGATTATGCTGACTATGCCGAGCGCGTGCGCTATCGTCTGGTGCCCGGACTTTGGTGA
- a CDS encoding fumarate hydratase produces MNAPTAFPDQKPVPPYKHTPLFPLGPDITPYKKITAEGVRVEKVLGKDMLVVSRDALRALSEAAFGDINHYLRPGHLKQLRSILEDKEASDNDKFVAFDFLKNANIAAGGVLPMCQDTGTAIIMGKKGCNVITDGDDEAALSEGARDAYLRRNLRYSQVAPLSMYEEKNTANNMPAQCEIYAEGGSSEIDSAYKFMFMAKGGGSANKSFLFQATPSVLTKDRLLAFLKEKVLTLGTAACPPYHLAIVIGGTSAELCMKTVKLASARYLDALPTHGSADGNAFRDLEMEQEILKMTQSLGVGAQFGGKYFCHDVRVIRMPRHGASLPIGLGVSCSADRQVLGKITKDGVYLEELEHNPAQYLPAVEQSLGGEVVKIDLNQPMKEILATLSQYPIKTRVSMTGTMIVARDSAHAKLRERLEKGEPLPDYFKNHPVYYAGPAKTPDGYASGAFGPTTAGRMDSFVDQFQAAGGSMVMVAKGNRAVAVREACKKHGGFYLGSIGGAAANLAEHCIKKVEVVEYPELGMEAIWRIEVEDFPAFIIIDDKGNDFFKELNLG; encoded by the coding sequence ATGAACGCCCCGACTGCTTTTCCCGACCAGAAACCCGTTCCGCCCTACAAGCATACGCCGCTGTTTCCGCTGGGGCCGGACATAACGCCCTACAAGAAGATTACAGCCGAGGGCGTGCGGGTCGAAAAGGTGCTCGGCAAGGACATGCTCGTCGTGTCACGTGACGCGCTGCGGGCGCTGTCGGAGGCAGCCTTCGGTGACATCAATCATTACCTGCGGCCGGGACACCTGAAGCAGTTGCGCTCAATCCTGGAAGACAAGGAAGCCAGCGACAACGACAAGTTCGTCGCCTTCGACTTCCTGAAGAACGCCAACATCGCCGCCGGCGGCGTGCTGCCGATGTGTCAGGACACCGGCACCGCGATCATCATGGGCAAGAAGGGCTGCAACGTCATCACCGACGGCGACGATGAGGCCGCGCTCTCGGAAGGCGCGCGCGACGCTTACTTGCGCCGTAACCTGCGCTATTCGCAGGTGGCGCCGCTGTCGATGTATGAGGAGAAGAACACCGCCAACAACATGCCGGCGCAGTGCGAGATCTACGCCGAGGGTGGCTCTTCAGAAATAGACTCGGCCTACAAGTTCATGTTCATGGCCAAGGGCGGCGGTTCCGCCAACAAGAGCTTTCTGTTCCAGGCAACGCCGTCCGTCCTGACCAAGGACCGCCTGCTGGCGTTCCTGAAGGAGAAGGTGCTGACGCTCGGCACCGCCGCGTGCCCGCCATATCACCTCGCCATCGTGATCGGCGGCACCTCGGCTGAACTTTGCATGAAGACGGTGAAGCTGGCTTCGGCGCGTTATCTCGATGCGCTGCCGACCCACGGCTCGGCTGATGGCAACGCCTTCCGCGACCTGGAGATGGAGCAGGAAATTCTGAAGATGACGCAGTCGCTCGGCGTCGGCGCGCAGTTCGGCGGCAAGTATTTCTGCCACGACGTGCGCGTGATCCGGATGCCGCGCCACGGCGCGTCGCTGCCGATCGGGCTCGGCGTATCGTGCTCGGCGGACCGTCAGGTGCTTGGCAAGATCACGAAAGACGGCGTCTATCTCGAGGAGCTTGAGCATAACCCGGCGCAGTATCTGCCGGCGGTGGAACAGTCGCTCGGCGGCGAGGTCGTCAAGATCGACCTCAACCAGCCGATGAAGGAAATTCTGGCGACGCTGTCGCAATATCCGATCAAGACGCGCGTCTCGATGACCGGCACCATGATCGTGGCCCGCGATTCCGCCCACGCCAAATTGCGCGAGCGGCTGGAGAAGGGCGAGCCGTTGCCGGATTACTTCAAGAACCATCCGGTGTATTACGCCGGTCCCGCCAAGACGCCCGACGGCTACGCCTCCGGCGCGTTCGGCCCGACCACCGCGGGGCGGATGGATTCCTTCGTCGACCAGTTCCAGGCGGCGGGCGGATCGATGGTGATGGTGGCCAAGGGCAACCGCGCGGTGGCGGTGCGCGAGGCCTGCAAGAAGCACGGCGGCTTCTATCTCGGCTCGATCGGCGGTGCGGCGGCAAACCTCGCCGAGCACTGCATCAAGAAGGTCGAGGTCGTGGAATATCCCGAACTCGGCATGGAAGCGATCTGGCGCATCGAGGTCGAGGATTTCCCGGCCTTCATCATCATCGACGACAAGGGCAACGACTTCTTCAAGGAATTGAATCTGGGGTGA
- a CDS encoding MaoC family dehydratase, giving the protein MIEWFDDLKIGMRFKSEAATVSKEDIIRFAKEYDPQPFHLDEEAAKKSILGGLAASGWQTAAIAMRLAASARPFGPHPLFGAGVDDLRWLKPVRPGDTIFLEGEVVELAASRTKPQGIARVKWTAYNQHGEAVYTFNPIAIVPSRPK; this is encoded by the coding sequence ATGATCGAGTGGTTCGACGACCTGAAGATCGGGATGCGCTTCAAGAGTGAGGCGGCGACGGTGTCGAAGGAGGACATCATCCGCTTCGCCAAAGAGTACGATCCGCAGCCGTTTCATCTCGATGAGGAGGCGGCCAAGAAGTCCATTCTCGGGGGCCTCGCCGCCTCCGGATGGCAGACGGCGGCGATCGCCATGCGGCTCGCCGCGAGCGCGCGCCCGTTCGGGCCGCATCCGCTGTTCGGCGCCGGCGTCGACGATCTGCGCTGGCTGAAGCCGGTGCGGCCCGGCGACACCATTTTTCTCGAAGGGGAGGTGGTGGAATTGGCGGCGTCGCGCACGAAGCCGCAAGGAATCGCCCGGGTCAAGTGGACCGCCTACAACCAGCATGGCGAAGCGGTCTATACCTTCAATCCGATTGCAATCGTGCCCAGCCGGCCGAAGTGA
- a CDS encoding DUF429 domain-containing protein → MSKRSGCRALGLDGFSKGWVAVLLDGDVQEISFHRDITDALSRSCDRAGIDIPIGMSDHGERYCDLLARAKLRPHASRVFAGARRWLWSEFSDPNDANREAQRRGQKRVSRQLWHLGVKIMEVDAFVRANPSRDIREVHPELVFLRLNDNEPLPSKKSAGGVALRRALLKQSGFRQIDRWLTDERSGAKPDDVLDACAVAIAAREPAGSVPEGAPPVDAHGLPMRIWF, encoded by the coding sequence GTGAGCAAGAGGTCGGGCTGCAGGGCGCTTGGCCTCGACGGGTTCAGCAAAGGCTGGGTCGCCGTTCTCCTCGACGGTGACGTGCAGGAAATCTCTTTTCATCGCGACATCACGGACGCGCTGTCGCGTTCTTGCGACAGAGCGGGGATCGATATCCCGATCGGGATGAGCGATCACGGCGAACGCTACTGCGACCTGCTGGCTCGCGCAAAATTGCGACCGCACGCGTCGCGCGTCTTTGCCGGCGCTCGCCGCTGGCTGTGGTCGGAGTTCAGCGATCCCAATGATGCCAACCGGGAGGCGCAGCGGCGCGGGCAGAAGCGGGTGTCCCGCCAGCTCTGGCATCTGGGTGTGAAGATCATGGAGGTCGACGCGTTCGTGCGCGCGAATCCATCTCGCGATATTCGCGAGGTGCATCCCGAACTGGTGTTTCTGCGATTGAACGACAACGAGCCCTTGCCGTCGAAGAAATCCGCCGGGGGAGTTGCGCTGCGCCGCGCGCTGCTCAAGCAATCAGGCTTTCGGCAGATCGATCGCTGGCTGACCGACGAACGTAGCGGTGCAAAGCCTGACGATGTGCTGGATGCCTGCGCGGTTGCGATTGCGGCCCGCGAGCCTGCGGGCAGCGTCCCCGAGGGGGCGCCGCCCGTTGATGCGCACGGCTTGCCGATGCGGATCTGGTTTTAG
- a CDS encoding inner membrane-spanning protein YciB, which yields MKDVFARLAADFFSTILFIAIYLATDNVLLATGVAIAGAIAQVIYSRIKGKELGYMTWASLALVIVLGSATLLTHDPRFVLAKPAIGHFAIGIIMLKRGWMLRYMPAIVTQTIPEYVTFAGYAWAGLCFVLAAGTIAVAMTGDMKLWTFYVTVVLVGAKIAAFAIQYVAFRVLVGGRLRAAAQRA from the coding sequence ATGAAGGACGTATTCGCCAGACTGGCCGCCGATTTTTTCTCCACCATCTTGTTCATTGCGATCTACCTTGCCACCGACAACGTGCTGCTGGCGACGGGCGTCGCCATCGCCGGTGCCATCGCGCAGGTGATCTACTCGCGCATCAAGGGCAAGGAGCTCGGCTACATGACGTGGGCGAGCCTGGCGCTCGTCATCGTGCTCGGCAGCGCGACGCTGTTGACCCACGACCCCCGCTTCGTGCTGGCGAAGCCCGCGATCGGGCATTTCGCGATCGGCATCATCATGCTCAAGCGCGGCTGGATGTTGCGCTATATGCCGGCGATCGTGACACAGACCATTCCCGAATATGTCACGTTCGCGGGCTATGCCTGGGCCGGACTGTGTTTCGTGCTCGCCGCCGGCACCATCGCTGTCGCCATGACCGGCGACATGAAACTGTGGACGTTCTACGTGACGGTCGTGCTGGTCGGCGCCAAGATTGCCGCCTTCGCAATTCAATACGTCGCGTTTCGTGTTTTGGTCGGCGGCCGGCTTCGCGCTGCCGCCCAGCGCGCCTGA